One segment of Mycolicibacterium baixiangningiae DNA contains the following:
- a CDS encoding SRPBCC family protein, whose translation MGQVSASSTVMINAEPAAVLAAVADYQTVRPKILSEHYRDYRVLEGGQGAGTVATWKLQATKSRVRDVKATVDVAGHTVIEKDANSTLVTNYTVAPAGPGSSVTVKTSWTGAGGVKGFFEKTFAPLGLKKIQAQVLENLKHEVESGSSSAA comes from the coding sequence ATGGGACAGGTCAGCGCCTCCAGCACCGTCATGATCAACGCCGAACCGGCGGCGGTGCTGGCAGCCGTCGCCGACTACCAGACCGTCCGCCCCAAGATCCTCTCCGAGCACTACCGCGACTATCGGGTGCTCGAGGGCGGGCAGGGGGCCGGAACGGTCGCCACCTGGAAGCTGCAGGCGACGAAGTCGCGGGTGCGCGACGTCAAGGCCACCGTGGACGTGGCCGGACACACCGTGATCGAGAAGGACGCCAACTCGACGCTGGTGACCAACTACACCGTCGCCCCCGCGGGCCCGGGCTCGTCGGTCACGGTCAAGACGTCGTGGACGGGCGCCGGTGGCGTCAAGGGGTTCTTCGAGAAGACGTTCGCGCCGCTGGGGCTGAAGAAGATCCAGGCCCAGGTGCTGGAGAACCTCAAGCACGAGGTCGAGTCCGGGAGCTCATCCGCCGCCTGA